From the Saccharobesus litoralis genome, one window contains:
- a CDS encoding DUF1330 domain-containing protein has product MSKGYWIVRADVTDMEKFKQYIAKTPAALAKFGGNFLARAGTHEVVEGSTRSRNSLIEFPSYQAALECWQSDDYQQARALRLGGAQLDIVIIEGC; this is encoded by the coding sequence ATGAGTAAAGGCTATTGGATCGTCAGAGCGGATGTTACTGACATGGAAAAATTTAAACAATATATCGCTAAAACGCCAGCGGCTTTGGCTAAATTCGGTGGCAACTTTTTAGCTCGTGCTGGCACACATGAAGTGGTTGAAGGCAGCACGCGCAGCCGTAACAGCTTAATTGAATTTCCTTCATACCAAGCGGCGCTAGAGTGTTGGCAATCAGACGATTATCAGCAAGCCCGCGCGCTGAGGTTAGGCGGAGCACAACTGGATATTGTAATTATTGAAGGCTGCTAG
- the tolC gene encoding outer membrane channel protein TolC, with protein MKKALLSAIAIALTGMSTQMNAASLIDIYNQAVENDPLIQEAKANYQSTVQDLDISRGTLLPTIDATISYGDDKRRDVKSTSALVSLQQEIYKHDSWLSLSQTEKSIKQAELVYQAEEQGLIIRTVEAYLNILKAKDDLEFIKAEKQAIERQLEQTKQRFAVGLTAITDVHEAQAQFDNAIAQEISAENNVEFAAENLRAITGVYTLDIASLNTEQFSTSSPNPATSAGWIKRAEQASKNLLAQKIAKDIAQKNIDIANAGHLPSASFNADYGKTENEFGAATEEYTGASWGVRVSVPLYSGGKTSASVRKARHAYVAASQRLELSYRTTQRDVRNSFNNVKASISRIKALQQTVVSAESALKATEAGFEVGTRTIVDVLNSTRNVFDAKRNLSNARYNYILAMLALKQAAGTLEKADVIDLNRGLSHNS; from the coding sequence ATGAAAAAGGCCTTGTTATCCGCCATCGCGATTGCCCTAACTGGCATGTCAACACAAATGAATGCCGCCAGCTTAATTGATATATACAATCAAGCCGTGGAGAATGACCCGTTAATTCAAGAAGCCAAGGCTAATTATCAATCCACTGTTCAAGATCTCGATATATCTCGCGGAACCTTATTACCGACAATTGACGCCACCATAAGTTATGGGGACGATAAGCGTCGTGACGTTAAATCAACGTCCGCATTAGTTTCACTTCAACAAGAGATCTATAAACATGATTCTTGGTTGAGCTTATCGCAAACCGAAAAATCCATAAAGCAAGCTGAACTTGTTTATCAAGCTGAAGAACAAGGCTTGATTATTCGCACGGTTGAGGCTTACCTAAATATTCTAAAAGCCAAAGATGATTTAGAATTTATTAAAGCAGAAAAACAAGCGATTGAGCGTCAGCTAGAACAAACCAAACAACGCTTTGCCGTTGGCTTAACTGCCATCACTGATGTTCATGAAGCACAAGCGCAATTTGATAATGCAATTGCTCAGGAAATATCGGCAGAAAATAATGTTGAATTTGCCGCAGAAAATTTGCGGGCAATTACAGGTGTTTATACACTAGACATTGCCTCATTAAACACCGAGCAATTTAGTACGTCTTCTCCAAATCCTGCAACGTCAGCCGGTTGGATTAAACGCGCAGAACAAGCGAGCAAAAACCTACTAGCGCAAAAAATAGCCAAAGATATAGCACAGAAAAATATAGATATTGCTAACGCTGGCCACCTACCATCAGCAAGCTTTAATGCCGACTATGGAAAAACCGAGAACGAATTTGGCGCAGCAACAGAGGAATACACAGGTGCTAGTTGGGGTGTTAGAGTTTCGGTACCTTTATATTCGGGAGGAAAAACGTCTGCTAGTGTTCGTAAAGCCCGCCATGCTTATGTTGCGGCATCACAACGCTTAGAATTAAGCTATCGCACCACCCAACGTGATGTTCGAAACTCGTTTAATAATGTAAAAGCATCAATCTCGCGCATTAAAGCCTTGCAACAAACAGTTGTGTCTGCAGAAAGTGCGTTAAAAGCAACCGAAGCTGGTTTTGAAGTCGGTACGCGTACCATAGTCGATGTATTAAATAGCACCCGTAACGTGTTTGATGCCAAGCGTAACTTATCTAACGCTCGCTATAACTATATTTTAGCCATGTTAGCTCTGAAACAAGCCGCTGGCACGTTAGAAAAAGCCGACGTTATCGATTTAAATCGAGGTTTAAGTCACAACAGCTAA
- a CDS encoding metallophosphoesterase family protein: MLNPAVVCFAQLSDCHLYHDKSRCHELANPYDNLARALADVAQKQSELDFVLLTGDLAQTEDAATYQLLADLVRSFHWQLPIYWLPGNHDDKKLAADYLCDEPFVNFNSPHGQLLTYANWQILLLDSTKQGCTEGLLSAEYLASLPDITQPHVLLALHHHVKPFNSFIDKYITEYDEAFNQWVTKPQVKGLIHGHVHSAVGYLFLGKPVYACPATSVEFIHQVSEFATGNTTGGYNIIRLQDNGDIQRETIWL; encoded by the coding sequence ATGTTAAACCCTGCTGTTGTGTGTTTTGCTCAATTATCTGACTGCCATTTATATCATGATAAAAGTCGTTGTCATGAATTGGCTAATCCTTACGACAATTTAGCCAGAGCCTTAGCTGATGTGGCACAAAAGCAATCAGAGCTTGATTTTGTGCTGCTAACGGGGGATTTAGCCCAAACTGAAGACGCCGCTACTTATCAATTATTAGCGGATTTAGTGCGTTCTTTTCATTGGCAACTGCCGATTTATTGGCTGCCCGGTAATCATGATGATAAAAAGTTGGCGGCGGATTATTTATGTGATGAGCCTTTTGTTAATTTTAATTCACCTCACGGTCAATTATTAACTTATGCTAATTGGCAAATTTTATTGTTAGATTCGACCAAACAAGGCTGTACCGAAGGGTTGTTAAGCGCTGAATATTTGGCAAGCTTACCCGATATAACCCAGCCTCATGTGTTGTTGGCACTTCATCATCATGTTAAACCATTTAATAGCTTTATTGATAAGTACATTACTGAATATGATGAGGCTTTTAATCAGTGGGTTACTAAACCTCAGGTTAAAGGTTTAATTCATGGCCATGTGCATAGCGCGGTCGGTTATCTGTTTTTGGGCAAACCGGTTTATGCTTGTCCCGCGACGAGTGTGGAGTTTATCCATCAGGTTAGTGAGTTTGCGACAGGTAATACAACAGGGGGGTACAATATTATTCGCTTGCAAGATAATGGTGATATACAAAGAGAAACAATTTGGTTATGA
- a CDS encoding DUF2721 domain-containing protein — translation MQRITCIVMEINVMELTMLDIGVTTPVLLFPAISLLLLAYTNRFIVIANLTRSLYSQYKATADDTMCSQIKHLRLRIKLIRHKQMWGVVAFIACTLAMLCNLGGQIQAGYVFFVLSLLTLLISLLICFVEVYISGYALNKQLENLGQLNE, via the coding sequence ATGCAAAGGATCACATGTATTGTCATGGAGATAAATGTCATGGAGTTAACTATGCTTGATATTGGCGTTACCACACCGGTTTTACTCTTCCCTGCAATTTCATTGCTGTTACTGGCCTATACCAACCGCTTTATCGTAATAGCCAATCTAACGCGATCTTTGTATAGCCAATATAAAGCAACCGCAGATGACACCATGTGTTCACAAATCAAACACCTCAGGCTTAGAATAAAACTTATCCGCCACAAACAAATGTGGGGAGTCGTTGCATTTATCGCTTGTACACTGGCCATGTTATGCAATTTAGGCGGCCAAATTCAAGCCGGCTATGTTTTCTTTGTATTAAGTTTACTGACTTTACTGATTTCTCTACTCATTTGCTTTGTTGAAGTGTATATCAGTGGTTATGCCTTAAATAAACAGTTGGAAAATCTCGGCCAACTTAATGAGTAA
- a CDS encoding DUF2971 domain-containing protein: MSLYKYLTTENALRVLDGTVRFTQPGAFNDPFEMVPELHVPEDFEPKDISISFDPIAPRRQPSVGELAVDFESDHCNDVNSRKILSELNQSFGILCLSKNESSLLMWSHYAGEYSGAVIEFDEKHEFFMGLIDIDYRENRPKKDISSYLSGEPPIPIAELCVKPKDWEYEKECRIVRNLSDCKEVGEYNGFPVYVLDVPSAAIKSITLGERMPVESQREIWHKIKNTNISLSLAAIANRGYEFRKEPIKSNQPISKKSPFISPRTAHIFTELQNELGEAARWNIKEHELSDIFNSPL, encoded by the coding sequence GTGTCTCTGTATAAATATTTGACAACCGAAAATGCGCTTAGAGTTTTAGACGGAACGGTCAGGTTTACTCAGCCAGGGGCATTTAACGATCCTTTTGAGATGGTACCTGAACTACATGTACCAGAAGATTTCGAACCTAAAGATATATCTATCAGCTTTGATCCCATTGCACCAAGAAGGCAGCCGAGTGTTGGTGAATTAGCCGTTGACTTTGAGTCTGACCATTGTAATGACGTAAATTCTAGAAAAATTTTAAGCGAGTTGAATCAATCCTTTGGCATTTTGTGTTTATCTAAAAATGAGTCGTCTCTATTAATGTGGTCTCACTATGCTGGTGAGTACTCCGGAGCCGTTATAGAGTTTGATGAAAAGCATGAATTCTTCATGGGTCTAATTGATATAGATTATCGAGAGAATAGACCTAAGAAGGACATCAGTTCTTACCTAAGTGGTGAGCCACCAATTCCGATAGCCGAACTTTGTGTAAAACCCAAGGACTGGGAATATGAAAAAGAATGTAGAATCGTTAGAAATCTATCTGATTGTAAGGAAGTTGGTGAATATAATGGTTTTCCCGTTTATGTATTGGACGTTCCCTCAGCTGCGATAAAGTCCATTACCCTTGGCGAAAGGATGCCTGTAGAATCGCAAAGAGAAATATGGCATAAAATCAAAAATACGAATATCTCATTAAGTCTTGCCGCCATTGCAAACCGGGGATATGAGTTTAGAAAGGAACCGATTAAATCTAATCAACCTATTTCTAAAAAGAGTCCTTTTATTAGCCCAAGAACAGCCCATATATTTACCGAGCTTCAAAATGAGTTGGGTGAAGCAGCTCGCTGGAATATTAAAGAGCATGAGTTGAGCGATATTTTTAATAGCCCTCTGTAA
- a CDS encoding TIGR00341 family protein, producing the protein MKYVEVIADQKSLDTVKSISEKVKAKDFRQSQVNEDGSQQMRLLVDDASLQNTLDLLQHVLGAQPSAKIFVMPIEAYLPKSNGVVKTKNRSQSIARESMYQEIEKGAQCDANFFLLVFLSTVVAAIGLLENNVAVVIGAMVIAPLLGPNLALSLGTALGDLELMQKSVKTLVLGISLAFVMSILIAICWPSSIYSHELLSRTDASLDSVALALASGAAATLSLTTGLSGVLVGVMVAVALLPPTVTAGIMLGNGDLKLAGGALLLLAINIVSVNVASKAVFHFKGVRPRTWLEKEKAKQAMRRYLIGWLVTLLALSVIIYFK; encoded by the coding sequence ATGAAATACGTGGAAGTGATCGCAGATCAAAAGAGTCTCGACACCGTTAAATCCATCTCTGAAAAAGTCAAAGCCAAAGACTTTCGGCAAAGCCAAGTTAATGAAGATGGTTCGCAGCAAATGCGCTTATTAGTTGACGATGCCAGTTTACAAAACACCCTAGATTTATTGCAGCATGTATTAGGTGCTCAGCCTTCAGCCAAAATATTTGTTATGCCAATAGAGGCTTATCTGCCCAAGTCAAACGGGGTTGTCAAAACCAAAAATCGCTCACAATCTATTGCCCGTGAATCTATGTATCAGGAGATAGAAAAAGGTGCACAATGTGATGCCAATTTTTTCTTACTGGTTTTTCTATCCACTGTGGTGGCAGCCATTGGTTTATTGGAAAACAATGTCGCCGTTGTTATTGGTGCTATGGTAATAGCCCCACTGCTAGGGCCTAATTTAGCACTCAGTTTGGGTACAGCTTTGGGTGATCTTGAACTCATGCAAAAGTCGGTCAAAACCTTAGTGTTAGGTATTAGCTTGGCTTTTGTTATGTCTATTTTAATTGCTATTTGTTGGCCGTCGAGTATCTATAGCCATGAGTTGTTGTCACGCACTGATGCCAGTTTAGATTCTGTTGCCCTCGCTTTAGCATCTGGCGCGGCTGCCACTTTATCGTTAACGACGGGGTTATCTGGTGTTTTGGTGGGAGTGATGGTGGCCGTTGCTCTATTACCACCCACAGTGACTGCTGGGATCATGCTAGGTAATGGCGATCTTAAACTCGCAGGTGGCGCACTATTATTATTGGCTATCAATATAGTCAGTGTAAACGTAGCTAGTAAAGCCGTGTTTCATTTTAAAGGGGTTCGCCCGCGAACTTGGCTCGAAAAAGAAAAAGCCAAACAAGCTATGCGCCGTTATTTAATTGGCTGGTTGGTCACCTTATTAGCCTTGTCAGTCATTATTTACTTTAAATAA
- the nudF gene encoding ADP-ribose diphosphatase has translation MSEKDKIVAPLTFGHDDLVIEDKTTNYNGFFNVNTLTFRHKLFAGGWSGSVKRELFERGNAVIVLPYDIERDQIVMLEQIRIGCIANSDKPWMLELVGGMVEPGEQNEEVAHRETEEEAGLKLRNLMPMVNYLSSAGGTSERLYLYAGQVDSSKAGDICGLDYEDEDIKVHVVSRQQALQYMNDGVIENAATIIALQWLELNLDKLKNAWR, from the coding sequence ATGTCTGAAAAGGATAAAATAGTGGCCCCATTGACATTTGGCCATGACGATTTGGTTATTGAAGATAAAACCACAAACTACAACGGATTTTTTAACGTTAATACGCTGACCTTTCGTCATAAATTATTTGCGGGTGGTTGGTCAGGTTCAGTTAAACGCGAATTGTTTGAACGTGGTAATGCGGTCATTGTGTTGCCGTATGACATAGAGCGTGATCAAATTGTTATGTTAGAACAAATTCGCATTGGCTGTATTGCCAACAGTGATAAACCTTGGATGCTCGAACTGGTGGGTGGAATGGTAGAGCCTGGTGAGCAAAATGAAGAGGTAGCCCATCGCGAAACGGAAGAAGAAGCAGGCCTAAAATTGCGCAATTTAATGCCCATGGTGAATTATTTATCTAGCGCTGGTGGTACGTCAGAGCGCTTGTACTTATACGCGGGGCAGGTGGATTCAAGCAAGGCGGGTGACATTTGCGGTTTAGATTATGAAGATGAAGACATAAAGGTACATGTTGTTTCTCGTCAACAAGCGCTACAATATATGAACGATGGTGTTATTGAGAACGCCGCCACAATTATTGCATTGCAATGGTTAGAGTTGAATTTAGATAAATTGAAAAACGCTTGGAGATAA
- a CDS encoding YqiA/YcfP family alpha/beta fold hydrolase: protein MTKNILYLHGFLSSPKSVKAQLTKEHIEIHHPELDILIPQLPNHPEQTADVLQQLLEHYGSSLIGVVGSSLGGYLATWVSQQLAIPGVLINPAAYPYVLLQDYLGWHKHPYTGDEFEVTPNFNEHLKYFDVPTPSQLPLWLLLQTEDETLNYREAVDKYQGCQMTIEEGGDHAFQGYERFLPQIVEFFQARLD, encoded by the coding sequence ATGACAAAAAATATTCTCTACCTCCACGGCTTTTTGAGCTCGCCTAAGTCGGTTAAAGCGCAGTTAACCAAAGAGCATATCGAGATACATCACCCAGAGCTGGATATTTTAATTCCACAATTGCCCAATCATCCGGAGCAAACGGCCGATGTATTACAGCAGTTGTTAGAGCATTATGGTTCGAGTTTAATTGGTGTGGTTGGCAGTTCGTTAGGCGGTTATTTGGCTACTTGGGTAAGCCAACAACTGGCTATACCAGGTGTATTAATTAACCCTGCGGCATACCCTTATGTGCTATTACAAGATTATTTAGGTTGGCACAAGCATCCTTACACAGGTGATGAATTTGAAGTAACGCCTAATTTTAATGAGCACTTGAAGTATTTTGATGTGCCTACACCCAGTCAATTACCATTATGGCTGTTGCTGCAAACAGAAGATGAAACGCTAAATTACCGCGAAGCCGTTGATAAATACCAAGGTTGTCAAATGACAATCGAGGAAGGAGGCGACCATGCTTTTCAAGGTTACGAACGATTTTTGCCGCAGATCGTTGAATTTTTTCAAGCAAGACTTGATTAA
- a CDS encoding helix-turn-helix domain-containing protein encodes MLLREARKSAGLTQLDLADKLHTQKSAISRIENHSGDVKLSTLEKFASALGKKLEIRLV; translated from the coding sequence GTGTTGCTTAGAGAAGCACGCAAGAGTGCTGGCCTTACACAGTTGGATCTTGCCGATAAACTGCATACTCAAAAAAGTGCAATTTCACGAATTGAAAATCATTCTGGAGACGTAAAACTATCAACTTTAGAGAAGTTTGCGTCAGCTTTAGGAAAAAAGTTAGAAATAAGACTGGTCTAA
- a CDS encoding IS1634 family transposase, which produces MPQIKQVSIQSMDHLGLVAALLKKYKIAQRIDLMLPIKLDKRTKSTYGQRICALILNGLGFTNATLYMTPDFFKDKPIEALIAPGLCADDMNEDALGRCLDKLNQHGTTRLFSQLAFEIIQEHGLLSTSHHLDSTSLALFGEYNGDWKHAPIPKQGYSKDHRPDLKQVVVNLITNGPAGLPIYYESYDGNAADKTIFHDSIAYMRNFIEELNNSEDMLWVADSALYNTNKLQNANVNWLTRVPATLNIVKQNSAKSDDAFEWCELDNGYRYAKINDEDKDSPNENWVLYSSEQGKARQLKTLEKKIDNAHQALTRALKKVSGTLYACEHDARQALKNTAKKAKYHQVVEREIEAQWGYEKRGRPKPEDKKLKGYRVIADIVENAEAIAQAKHPLGRFVLATNKTSLTPAQMLKEYKQQSQVENGFRFMKDKSFQSNRIYLQNPQRIDALLMVMSLSLLVYNLGQYELRARLTKEDETLPNQLGHPTQSPTLRWVFQMLRGISYVDLGTQGIGVANISEREEKIIRLFGKEALDIYQLS; this is translated from the coding sequence ATGCCCCAAATCAAACAAGTCTCTATTCAATCTATGGATCACCTTGGTTTAGTCGCTGCGTTATTGAAAAAGTACAAAATTGCACAGCGAATTGACCTGATGCTGCCGATTAAATTGGATAAACGAACCAAGTCTACGTATGGGCAGCGGATCTGCGCGCTAATCCTGAATGGTCTTGGGTTCACCAATGCGACTTTGTATATGACCCCAGACTTTTTTAAAGACAAACCGATAGAGGCATTGATAGCGCCAGGGCTTTGTGCCGATGATATGAATGAGGATGCGCTGGGTCGATGTCTTGATAAACTGAATCAACACGGGACGACACGTTTATTTAGTCAGTTAGCTTTTGAAATTATTCAAGAGCATGGCTTATTAAGCACCAGCCATCATTTAGATAGCACCAGCTTAGCCTTATTCGGTGAATACAATGGTGATTGGAAGCATGCCCCAATACCTAAACAAGGGTATTCCAAAGACCATCGCCCCGACTTGAAACAAGTGGTTGTTAATCTCATTACCAACGGCCCAGCAGGACTTCCGATTTATTATGAAAGTTATGACGGTAATGCAGCAGACAAAACGATATTTCATGACAGCATTGCTTATATGCGTAACTTCATTGAAGAACTCAATAATAGCGAAGACATGTTATGGGTAGCTGATTCAGCGCTGTACAACACGAATAAGCTTCAAAATGCCAACGTGAATTGGCTGACACGCGTGCCAGCCACCTTAAACATAGTTAAGCAAAATAGTGCGAAAAGCGATGATGCTTTTGAATGGTGCGAATTAGATAACGGTTATCGTTACGCCAAAATTAACGATGAAGACAAAGACAGCCCGAATGAAAACTGGGTGCTATACAGCTCTGAGCAAGGTAAAGCTCGCCAACTGAAAACATTGGAAAAGAAAATCGATAACGCACATCAAGCATTAACTCGCGCATTGAAAAAAGTATCAGGGACATTGTATGCGTGTGAGCATGACGCGAGACAGGCACTTAAAAATACCGCTAAAAAAGCGAAGTATCACCAAGTTGTTGAACGCGAAATAGAGGCTCAATGGGGATACGAAAAACGAGGAAGACCGAAGCCAGAAGATAAAAAACTCAAAGGTTACCGGGTCATAGCAGACATTGTAGAAAACGCAGAAGCCATAGCCCAAGCGAAGCACCCACTTGGTCGATTCGTCTTAGCCACAAATAAAACGAGTTTAACACCCGCGCAAATGCTTAAGGAATACAAGCAACAATCTCAAGTTGAAAATGGTTTCAGGTTCATGAAAGACAAATCCTTTCAAAGCAATCGCATTTACCTGCAAAACCCACAACGGATAGACGCATTACTGATGGTCATGAGTTTATCGTTGCTGGTTTACAACTTAGGTCAATACGAATTGAGAGCGAGATTAACAAAAGAAGACGAAACCTTGCCCAATCAGTTAGGGCACCCCACGCAATCGCCTACATTACGCTGGGTCTTTCAAATGCTGCGAGGGATAAGTTATGTTGATTTAGGAACACAAGGCATTGGGGTCGCGAATATCAGTGAAAGAGAAGAGAAAATCATTCGCTTATTTGGCAAAGAAGCTTTAGATATATATCAACTGAGCTAG
- a CDS encoding DUF1249 domain-containing protein, with protein sequence MQAFSNRYVPDLVQLGNLHEQNYFMLDKLVSNWQRLHHVVRFETNQQQLYQIKIIECSKYTNVIEMRQLSASLPAILQPQLEVRVYHDARLAEVVKNKNMGRIQQSYEYPNKRMMQKDEKTQNNLFLFDWLKFSLQFGLAEPSSVEYPTQ encoded by the coding sequence TTGCAGGCTTTTAGTAACCGCTACGTCCCTGACTTAGTCCAATTGGGTAATTTGCACGAACAAAATTACTTTATGTTGGACAAACTGGTGAGCAACTGGCAACGGTTGCATCATGTTGTGCGGTTTGAAACAAATCAACAGCAGTTGTACCAAATCAAAATTATTGAGTGTTCAAAGTACACTAATGTTATTGAAATGCGTCAGCTATCAGCCAGCTTACCAGCAATATTGCAACCGCAATTAGAGGTGAGGGTATACCACGACGCGCGTTTAGCCGAAGTGGTTAAAAACAAAAATATGGGGCGTATTCAGCAAAGCTATGAATATCCTAATAAGCGCATGATGCAAAAAGATGAGAAAACCCAAAACAATCTTTTTCTGTTTGATTGGCTTAAATTTAGTTTGCAGTTTGGTTTAGCTGAACCAAGCTCGGTTGAATATCCCACCCAATAA
- a CDS encoding SIR2 family NAD-dependent protein deacylase: MNTLYITGAGVSAESGIPTFRGEDGYWTIGSRNYTPQQMATRAMYQQNPAEFLAWYYQRFVTYRHHGPNSVHYWLSDKSLITQNIDGLDGKAGNPDYVSIHGRIDQITLFHVQGEPVERITAPWHEVDESHLTQSLLDCFKISSKGPELNVSYKPYVLLFDEYYTELYQISRAQQMMLDAEKIVFMGTSFSVNITQMALEIARERELPIEVVDPSPCHVLHKHVIYHKMTASEYIQQN, from the coding sequence ATGAATACTTTATACATCACAGGCGCTGGAGTGAGTGCCGAAAGTGGTATACCGACCTTTCGCGGTGAAGACGGTTATTGGACTATTGGTAGCCGGAATTACACTCCGCAACAAATGGCAACTCGGGCCATGTATCAACAAAATCCTGCTGAGTTCTTAGCTTGGTACTACCAAAGATTTGTGACCTACCGCCATCACGGACCAAATAGTGTTCATTATTGGTTATCGGACAAGTCATTGATCACACAAAATATAGATGGTTTAGATGGCAAGGCAGGCAATCCGGATTATGTGTCTATTCATGGCCGCATAGACCAAATAACCTTGTTTCACGTACAAGGCGAACCTGTTGAGCGTATCACTGCGCCTTGGCATGAAGTTGACGAAAGCCACTTGACTCAATCACTACTGGATTGTTTTAAAATATCCAGCAAAGGACCAGAGCTAAACGTATCGTATAAACCTTACGTATTGTTGTTTGACGAATATTATACCGAACTGTACCAAATCAGTCGGGCGCAACAAATGATGTTGGATGCAGAAAAAATCGTTTTTATGGGAACTTCATTTAGTGTCAATATTACCCAAATGGCATTAGAGATCGCCCGTGAGCGAGAATTGCCGATTGAAGTGGTAGATCCGTCACCTTGCCATGTACTGCATAAACATGTGATTTACCACAAAATGACAGCCAGTGAGTATATTCAGCAAAATTAA